In Nicotiana tabacum cultivar K326 chromosome 19, ASM71507v2, whole genome shotgun sequence, one DNA window encodes the following:
- the LOC107817084 gene encoding uncharacterized protein LOC107817084, protein MFFSLSSQFLKHNILILIPILPFSFFVYIQFLPFLISFFLVWFLSFGVKMPTEGVTVEEPVLCGSPLGSTPSSPKSRIKFLCSHGGKILPQPADGHLKYVGGETRVISVPRDIKLSELMKKLTPQIEGDIVLKYQLVHEDLDALVSVKTEEDLRHMLDEYDRCESAGIPRLRAFLFPAKPVVVDHHTMPSEPLEQRYIDAINGIIRAREAGIRVPPLSISHASFNISSACSSPRSPESCTTDGVIQESLLQSIFQNRSQLHKVQSSPSFYNVTSPQQHGFHHTPQSLQQQLHYYNYRQPTNYNGYQLSKPPPGPGDPLKGPERLVSVRSVGRAEGLRYQVDHNQHYYQSPARHSRGSGCCTKCMHYDDYGHCGERRNGSISPGSYSMEMGNGCPSPGGYSVERRTSSLSPSPIPLSPRFSNMAASGDT, encoded by the exons ATGTTCTTCTCTTTGTCATCTCAATTCTTGAAACATAATATTCTTATTCTAATTCCAATTCTcccattttctttctttgtgtATATAcaatttttaccatttttaatttcatttttccttgtttggtttTTGTCATTTGGTGTGAAAATGCCAACAGAAGGTGTCACGGTGGAGGAACCTGTTTTATGTGGTTCACCACTCGGGTCAACACCAAGCTCCCCTAAGAGTAGGATTAAATTTCTTTGTAGCCATGGAGGAAAAATTCTTCCTCAGCCAGCTGATGGCCACCTCAAGTATGTTGGTGGTGAGACACGTGTTATCTCCGTTCCTCGAGATATTAAACTTTCAG AACTTATGAAGAAGCTTACTCCCCAAATTGAGGGTGACATTGTTCTCAAATACCAATTAGTACATGAGGATCTTGATGCATTGGTCTCAGTAAAAACAGAGGAGGATCTACGCCACATGTTAGATGAATATGATCGTTGTGAAAGTGCAGGGATCCCGAGGCTTCGCGCCTTTCTCTTCCCAGCAAAGCCCGTCGTGGTAGACCACCATACAATGCCATCAGAACCTCTAGAACAACGATACATTGATGCCATTAATGGTATAATCCGTGCCAGGGAAGCAGGGATTCGGGTGCCACCTCTAAGCATAAGCCATGCTTCTTTTAACATTTCATCTGCTTGTTCTTCACCAAGATCTCCTGAGAGTTGCACTACTGATGGTGTTATCCAAGAGTCTTTGTTACAAAGTATTTTTCAGAATAGAAGTCAATTGCACAAAGTTCAGAGCTCACCTAGCTTTTACAATGTCACTAGTCCGCAGCAACACGGCTTCCATCATACCCCTCAATCACTGCAGCAGCAACTTCACTATTACAACTATAGACAACCAACAAACTACAATGGGTACCAGTTAAGTAAACCTCCTCCTGGTCCTGGTGATCCACTAAAAGGGCCAGAAAGGCTTGTTTCTGTTAGGTCTGTTGGCCGAGCCGAGGGGTTAAGGTACCAAGTGGATCATAACCAACATTACTATCAATCACCCGCGAGACACAGCCGCGGGAGTGGCTGTTGTACGAAATGCATGCACTACGATGACTATGGCCATTGTGGGGAAAGGAGAAATGGAAGTATATCGCCGGGGAGTTACTCTATGGAGATGGGAAATGGTTGTCCTTCTCCAGGTGGTTATTCTGTGGAAAGAAGAACCAGTAGTCTTTCTCCCAGTCCCATACCACTGAGTCCTCGCTTCTCCAATATGGCTGCCTCAGGGGATACTTGA
- the LOC107817083 gene encoding stromal 70 kDa heat shock-related protein, chloroplastic, with the protein MASSTAQIHAVGATYFTTSSSSSRKPSKTVFLGQNINNRTLAFGLKQKKSSFSRRNGGGHAPLRVVAEKVVGIDLGTTNSAVAAMEGGKPTIVTNAEGQRTTPSVVAYTKNGDRLVGQIAKRQAVVNPENTFFSVKRFIGRKMNEVDEESKQVSYNVIRDENGNVKLDCPAIGKSFAAEEISAQVLRKLVDDASKFLNDKVSKAVVTVPAYFNDSQRTATKDAGRIAGLEVLRIINEPTAASLAYGFEKKNNETILVFDLGGGTFDVSVLEVGDGVFEVLSTSGDTHLGGDDFDKRIVDWLASDFKKNEGIDLLKDKQALQRLTETAEKAKMELSSLTQTNISLPFITATADGPKHIETTITRGKFEELCSDLLDRLKTPVQNSLRDAKLSFSDIDEVILVGGSTRIPAVQELVKKLTGKDPNVTVNPDEVVALGAAVQAGVLAGDVSDIVLLDVTPLSIGLETLGGVMTKIIPRNTTLPTSKSEVFSTAADGQTSVEINVLQGEREFVRDNKSLGSFRLDGIPPAPRGVPQIEVKFDIDANGILSVTAIDKGTGKKQDITITGASTLPGDEVERMVKEAERFAQEDKEKRDAIDTKNQADSVVYQTEKQLKELGDKVPGPVKEKVEAKLGELKEAISGGSTQTMKDAMASLNQEVMQLGQSLYNQPGAGAAPGAGPAPGDSAGPSESSSGKGPDGDVIDADFTDSK; encoded by the exons ATGGCGTCTTCAACAGCTCAAATTCACGCTGTTGGAGCCACATATTTTACAACTTCCTCTTCTTCCAGTAGAAAACCCTCAAAGACAGTGTTTTTAGGTCAAAACATAAACAACAGAACCCTAGCGTTCGGATTGAAGCAGAAGAAGAGCAGCTTCAGCCGGAGGAATGGCGGTGGTCACGCGCCACTGCGTGTGGTGGCGGAGAAGGTGGTGGGAATTGACTTGGGGACCACCAATTCCGCCGTGGCTGCTATGGAAGGAGGGAAGCCCACCATAGTGACCAACGCTGAAGGGCAGAGGACAACACCTTCAGTGGTGGCTTATACTAAGAATGGGGATAGGCTTGTCGGGCAAATTGCGAAGCGTCAGGCTGTGGTGAACCCGGAGAATACCTTCTTTTCGGTGAAGAGATTCATAGGGAGGAAAATGAATGAGGTGGATGAGGAGTCGAAGCAGGTCTCGTACAATGTTATTAGAGATGAGAATGGAAACGTCAAGCTGGATTGCCCTGCCATTGGCAAATCATTCGCCGCTGAAGAAATTTCAGCTCAG GTCTTGAGGAAGTTGGTGGATGACGCATCCAAATTTTTGAATGACAAGGTTTCCAAGGCTGTTGTCACTGTTCCTGCATACTTCAATGATTCTCAGAGGACAGCAACAAAGGATGCCGGTCGCATTGCTGGATTAGAGGTTCTCCGGATAATTAATGAACCAACTGCTGCCTCCCTGGCTTATGGTTTTGAAAAGAAGAACAATGAAACTATTTTGGTTTTTGATCTTGGAGGTGGTACTTTTGATGTATCAG TTCTTGAGGTTGGTGACGGTGTCTTTGAGGTGTTGTCTACTTCTGGTGATACCCATCTTGGTGGTGACGATTTTGACAAG AGAATTGTTGATTGGCTTGCTTCAGATTTCAAGAAGAATGAAGGTATTGATCTTCTGAAGGACAAACAAGCTCTTCAACGTCTGACTGAGACTGCTgaaaaagctaagatggaactgTCATCACTGACACAGACTAACATCAG TTTACCATTCATCACAGCCACTGCGGATGGTCCTAAACACATTGAGACCACTATCACACGTGGTAAATTTGAAGAACTATGCTCAGATCTGCTTGACAG GCTTAAAACTCCTGTTCAGAATTCCTTGAGAGATGCCAAGCTCTCCTTCAGCGATATTGATGAGGTGATCCTTGTTGGTGGTTCTACACGTATTCCAGCTGTTCAGGAACTTGTTAAGAAATTGACTGGAAAGGACCCCAATGTTACAGTAAATCCTGATGAAGTTGTTGCTCTCGGTGCTGCAGTGCAG gCTGGAGTATTGGCCGGAGATGTCAGTGATATTGTTCTTTTAGATGTCACACCGTTGTCCATTGGTTTGGAAACACTTGGTGGTGTGATGACAAAGATCATTCCAAGAAATACAACATTGCCTACCTCAAAATCAGAAGTATTCTCTACTGCTGCTGATGGTCAGACAAGTGTAGAAATTAATGTCCTCCAAGGGGAGCGAGAATTTGTTAGGGATAACAAGTCTTTGGGCAGCTTCCGGCTTGATGGAATTCCTCCCGCCCCAAGAGGGGTTCCTCaaattgaagtgaaatttgaTATTGATGCCAATGGCATTCTCTCCGTCACTGCTATTGACAAGGGTACTGGGAAGAAGCAAGACATCACCATTACTGGTGCCAGCACATTGCCCGGTGATGAG GTTGAGAGAATGGTTAAAGAAGCTGAAAGATTCGCCCAGGAAGACAAGGAGAAGAGAGATGCCATAGACACAAAGAACCAGGCCGATTCTGTTGTCTACCAGACAGAGAAGCAGCTGAAGGAACTTGGAGACAAAGTACCAGGGCCGGTGAAAGAGAAAGTTGAGGCTAAACTTGGAGAGCTTAAAGAAGCGATCTCAGGGGGCTCAACTCAAACCATGAAGGATGCGATGGCTTCTCTTAACCAAGAAGTAATGCAGCTTGGTCAGTCACTCTACAACCAGCCTGGTGCTGGAGCTGCACCAGGTGCTGGTCCGGCACCTGGCGATTCCGCTGGTCCTTCAGAATCATCATCAGGGAAAGGACCTGATGGAGACGTAATCGATGCTGATTTCACCGACAGCAAGTGA